The window tggaagaatgtgcaatgtagaaataaaaataatggggtgcaaaggagcaaaataaattaataaattaaaattaaatacagttgggaaagaggtagttgtttgggctaaattataggtgggctatgtacaggtgcagtaatctgtgagctgctctgacagttggtgcttaaagctagtgagggagataagtgtttccagtttcagagatttttgtagttcgttccagtcattggcagcagagaactggaaggagaggcggccaaagaaagaattggttttgggggtgactagagagatatacctgctggagcgtgtgctacagttgggagatgctatggtgaccagcaagctgagataaggggggactttacctagcagggtcttgtagatgacatggagccagtgggattggcgacgagtatgaagcgagggccagccaacgagagcgtacaggtcgcaatggtgggtagtatatggggctttggtgataaaacagattggactgtgatagactgcatccaatttgttgagtagggtattggaggctattttgtaaatgacatcgccaaagtcgaggattggtaggatggtcagttttacaagggtatgtttggcagcatgagtgaaggatgctttgttgcgaaataggaagccaattctagatttaactttggattggagatgtttgatatgggtttggaagaagagtttacagtctaaccagacacctaagtatttgtagttgtccacgtattctaagtcagagccatccagagtagtgatgttggaatacttctgtaaatgtgatattttttatttgtttataaattagcaaaaatgtctaaaaacctgtttaaaaagaaaacgatttaatacattttagaataaggctgtaacctaacaaaatgtggttaaaagtcaaggggtttgaataattTACAAAGGTACTGTAATTTGCTAATGCTTTGTAATGTGATTATCCTCAGGACTTTGTTGTGACCTGTGTGTTCACCTTCTTCTGGCTGGTGGCTTCTTCTGCCTGGGCTAAGGGTCTGTCGGATGTGAAGGCATCCACCGACCCAGACAAGGTTCTCTTACTGATCGAGGCCTGCGACGAACCGGAGAACCGCTGCCGTGAAGTCCATGACCCTGTCGTCTCTGGTCTCAACACATCTGTGGTACGGAATTCAATTGTAACGTTGTGATTTGTAAAAGGGCATGGACTACTGAGGAAAATCCTGTACTACAAGATATGGACCCCCTTCTTTTTCTTTTTTGTCCTTTTCTTCCATTCACCCCCTAGGCATTTGGCTTCCTGAACCTGATCCTGTGGGGAGGGAACCTGTGGTTCGTGTTCAAggagactggctggctggcagctTTTGGAGGCACATATGCACCTTCCCAGGAGAAAGCGCCTGCCCCAGAGTCCTTCGGCCAGGACGGCTATGGGCAGGAGGGCTATGCACAGCAGGGGGATGCCTATACCGGCACCCAGGGAGGCTACCAGCCCGACTATGGCCAGGGCGGCTACACTGAAGGAGGTGGAGACTATCAGCAGGGGGGATACGAACAGCAGCCCACCCCCTACGCCAATCAGATGTGAGCTGGTCCACCCTATGGCAGCTGGAAGCTGGTGAGTGTCAGTGCATATGATGGAGCAATCCTGAGAATACTGATAAATGACTGTGAGAAATACTGCATTACTCTTCCAAAGGGAAATACAGACTGTGGCTTTATGACATCTTCATAATCTTTAGGTATGCATTAGTTgtaatatttctctctctctctttcccccccacccccagggGCCACCATGTGATTTAGGAGTGTGGTGCCTGACCACCACCCACAATTCCACActcctctgtttgtctgtttgtgcaTTTGTGAGTTGacaagaggagggaggcaggcagcgagggatggaggaaggtggGCTCTTGGAAGGGGAAGTTATCAACACCGTGTCCCTTGGGAGAGGGTTATTTTGTTGAGGGGGAAATGGGTCCTTACTGTAACATGCTGTTTATTCTCGTGATGTATTTAACTGTGGAAGACAACAGGGGATTTATTGACAGTTTGATCGCACAAGGACAAACTGGAATACAAAACCAAAATATCAACATCAATC of the Oncorhynchus kisutch isolate 150728-3 linkage group LG17, Okis_V2, whole genome shotgun sequence genome contains:
- the LOC109908561 gene encoding synaptophysin isoform X2, translated to MFKMSVECKNRSESDLSIEVEFEYPFRLHQVYFDAPTCKGGNPERLFLIGDYSSSAGFFVTVGVFSFLYSMAALSVYVFILEKYREGCKGAQIDFVVTCVFTFFWLVASSAWAKGLSDVKASTDPDKVLLLIEACDEPENRCREVHDPVVSGLNTSVAFGFLNLILWGGNLWFVFKETGWLAAFGGTYAPSQEKAPAPESFGQDGYGQEGYAQQGDAYTGTQGGYQPDYGQGGYTEGGGDYQQGGYEQQPTPYANQM
- the LOC109908561 gene encoding synaptophysin isoform X1, whose product is MDVVNQLVATGQFTIIKQPLGFMKILQWIFAIFAFSTCGSYSGMFKMSVECKNRSESDLSIEVEFEYPFRLHQVYFDAPTCKGGNPERLFLIGDYSSSAGFFVTVGVFSFLYSMAALSVYVFILEKYREGCKGAQIDFVVTCVFTFFWLVASSAWAKGLSDVKASTDPDKVLLLIEACDEPENRCREVHDPVVSGLNTSVAFGFLNLILWGGNLWFVFKETGWLAAFGGTYAPSQEKAPAPESFGQDGYGQEGYAQQGDAYTGTQGGYQPDYGQGGYTEGGGDYQQGGYEQQPTPYANQM